The genomic region ATCGGCTTCGGTGAACCGGGTGAGGGTCGTGAAGTTGCCGTAGAGGAACGAGAGCCGGTAATCGTCGTCCTTCACGTACAGGCTGGGCCGCATCCCCTTGGGCAGCTGGTAGATGAAGCAGAACTCGCAGTGGTTGTCGCAGGTGCGGATGCGGTCGAACACCGCTGACGAGACCTCGATGCCGAGCAGCTCGCCATCGTCCTTGGCGACCTCGGCGCTCAGCTCCAGCCCGCCGCGGCGCAGCTCGATGTCGAGCTCGCCCTGATCGACGAGGAACTGGTACTCGATGACGTCGCGAGGCGACCGACCGTTGATCGAGACAATCTCGTCACCAGGGGCGAGCCCGGCCCGAGCCGCCGGTGACCCCTCCCTCACGGCCACCACGCTGGGCAGCGACATGAGGTCAAGGATAGGGCGGGGCGGCCGGTAGCCTGGGCCGAAGTGACTGTCCAGCGGGTACTACTGGCCCAGCCCCGAGGGTTCTGCGCCGGCGTCGAGATGGCCATCAAGGCCCTGGCGTGGATGGTGCGGGTCTTCCAGCCGCCCGTCTACTGCTACCACGAGATCGTGCACAACCAGGTTGTCGTGGACCGATTCCGCCGCCTCGGCGTCGTCTTCGTCGACGACGTGGCCGAGGTGCCGCCCGGAGCCCCCCTCATGCTCAGCGCCCACGGCTCGGCCCCCGAGGTCGTGGCGGCCGCCCGTGCCAGCGGCGGCGTCGTCGTGAACGCCGTGTGCCCGCTGGTCACCAAGGTCCATCACGAGGTGAAGGTCCGGGCAGGCAAGGGCTACACGGTGGTGTACGTGGGCCACGAGGGTCACGAGGAGGCGGTAGGGACCGTGGCGGTGGCTCCTGACGCGGTGCAGCTGGTCGAGTCGGAGGACGACGTGACTGCCCTGCCCGATCCCGGCACGCCCGTGGCGCTCCTGGCCCAAACCACGCTCAGCCACGACGAGTGGACCGGCATCATGGAGCGGGCCCGGGACCGGTTCCCGGGTCTGTGGATGCCGGGCCGCAGCGACCTGTGCTTCGCCACCACCAACCGGCAATCGGCGCTCAAGGCCATCGCCGGCCGCTCCGACGCAGTCGTGGTCCTCGGATCTGCCAACTCCTCGAACACACGGGCGCTGGAGAAGGTGGCGCGATCCGCCGGCTGCCGCCGCGTCTACCGGGTCAACTCGGCACAGGAGCTTCCTGATGATCTGGATGGAACCGTCGGGGTCACCGCGGGCGCCTCGGCGCCCGAGGAGCTCGTGGATGCGGTCGTGGCCCGTCTGGCGCCCCAGGACGGTACCGAGGCCGTCGATGTGACCATCGAGGACGAGTACTTCCCGCCGCCACGTGAGCTGCGGGACCTCCTTCGGGCGGTGGCGACGGCGGTGGGTTGCCTGGTGACGGCTCCACCCGACACCCCCGCCGCCCTGACCGACGACCGAGCCATGGCCGCCAGCGAGGCCCTCGGCGCCCTCGCCAGCTGAGCAGTTCCGGCCGGACGACGGCCGTCGCTCAGGCGCCGGCCCGGGTTCGAGCCTGGTCGAACAGCGTCTGGAGCTCGGCCCGCAGCCGCTCGGTGACCTCGTGCAACTCCCGGCGGGAGAGGCGGTCGGCCCGGCGTCCGGCGGTGCCGCGGCTCGGTCGTTCGGCAGCGACCTTGACCGTGATCGGCTCGCCCACCACCAGGTGGATCTTGACCGGGCGCGGAAAACGCGTCCCTCTTGGCAGCGCCATCTCGGACCCACCGATGCCGACGGGAACGATGGGTACGTCGGTGCGGGCGGCCAGATAGACCGCTCCCTCACGAAGCTCGGTCACCGTCGGGCCCGAGCGGCGGGTGCCTTCGGGAAACAGGACGAGCGGCTCTCCGCCCTCGATGACCTCGACACACCGGCGAAAGGCCTCCCGATCGGTGGCGTCCCGGTGGACCGGGAAGGCTCCGAGAGAATCGATGATGCGGCCGAACCAGGGAACCTTCCAGAGCTCTTCCTTGCCCATGTAGCGCAGACGCCGGCGGGTCACCACCGCGATGGCGAAGGTGTCCACGATCGAGCGGTGGACCGGAGCCAGGATGTACGGCCCCTCGGTCGGCACGCGCTCTTTCCCCTCGACCGTGAGCCGGTGGTACAGCCGGCACCACCCGACGAGCACGGCCCGAGCGACGGCGTAGAAGATCAGTGAAGGCTTCACAGCCGGGTCAGCACCTCCTCCACGATCTCCTCGACGCTACGGTCCGTGGTGTCGACTATCACGGCTCCCTCGGCGACGGCAAGAGGAGAGCTCTGTCGTGTCGAGTCGAGGTGATCCCGCCTGGCCAGGTCGGCGGCCACCACAGACGGGTCGAGATCGTGGGCGGTGGCCTCGGCTTCCAGCGCCCGCCGCCGGGCCCGTTCGGACTCGCTGGCGGTGACGTAGATCTTGAGGTCGGCACCGGGCAGCACGACCGTGGCGATGTCGCGGCCCTCGATGACACCCCCGCCGTGGGCCTCGACCCAGGCGCGCTGCCGGCGCACCAGCTCGCGGCGGACCTCGGGGTTGGCGGCCACGGCCGACACCACCTTGGTGACGCCCGGGCCCCGAAGCTCCTCGGTGGCGTCGATGCCGTCGACGTGGACGAGGGGGCCGAGATCGATGTGCACCCGGCGGGCCACGTCGGCGACAGCCTGCGCGTCAGACGGATCGACACCGTGTCGGAGGGCGGCGAAGGCGACCGCCCGGTACATGGCTCCGGTGTCGAGCCGATCGAGACCAAGGCGAGCGGCGAGCGACGCGGCGAGCGTCGACTTCCCGGCCCCGGCCGGTCCGTCGATGGCGATGATCGGCTTGCCACCCGGCGAGGTGCTCATCGCAGCTTCCCGAGATCGGACACAAATCCGGGGTAGCTGGTCGCGACCGCGTCCCACTCCTCCACTCTGGTCCCGCCCTGAGCGGCCAGGCCGGCCACCGCCATCGCCATCGCCACCCGGTGGTCACCGTGCGACCGGACGCCTGCTCCCCTCAAGCCGGCCCCGCCGATGACAACGAGGTCGTCGCCCACAGCCTCGACCCTGGCGCCGAGAGCGGACAGCTCGCTGCCGACCGTGGCCACCCGGTCGCTCTCCTTCACCCTGAGCTCGGCCAGGTCGCGGAAGGTCGTCGCTCCATCGGCCATCGCCGCCGCCACCGCCAGTACCGGTATCTCGTCGACAAGAGCAGGCACCTCGTCGCCCGTCACCTCTGTGCCGCGGAGGGAGGCGTGGCAGACGACGATGTCGGCGGTGGTGTCGTCGCGCCACTTCAGCTCGATGGCCGCGCCCATGCGAGCCAGGACGTCGAGGAAGCCGGATCGTCCCGGTCCCACGTACACCCGCTCGACCACCACCTCGCTGCCGGGCACGATCGAGGCGGCGACGACCCAGAAGGCGGCGTGGGAGGGATCGCCCGGCACGGCCAGGGTAAGCGGTGACAGGGTCGATGGCCGCAGCCGGACGACCTGGCCGGACCCGTCCGGTGTGACGTCCACCTTGGCTCCACACGCCGACAGCAGCTCCTCGGTGTGGGTGCGGGTGACAACCGACTCGCGCACGACTGTGTCCTCTGCTGCCCCGAGCCCGGCCAACAGCACCGCCGACTTCACCTGGGCGCTGGCCACCGGCGGCGTGTAGTCGATCCCGGCCAGGCCCCCGCCCCGGACGACCAGCGGGGCCAGCGTCCCACCCTGGCGGCCGTCGACCGTGGCGCCCATGCGCCGCAGCGGGTCTACGACCCGGGCCATGGGACGCCGGGCCACGGACGCATCCCCCTGGAGCACGGTCAGCCAGTCGAAGGAGGCGACGAACCCAGCCAGCAGGCGCATCCCTGTCGCCGAGTTCCCGACGTCGATGACGCCCTCGGGCTCGTGCAGCCGGCTCGGACCGCCGGTGACGTGGACCGCTCCTGGCGCCCGACCGTCGACCTCGGCTCCGAGCGCACCAACCGCGGCGGCCGTGCGAGCCACGTCGTCACCGTCCGAGAGCCCCGTGAGGCGGGAGAGTCCATCGGCTCGGGCGGCGAGCAGCAGCGCCCGGTGCGAGATCGACTTATCGCCCGGCACCCGCAGTCGGCCCCGCAGGGCGGCTCCCCCCTCGACCTCGAAGACGGCGGGCGTCATCCGAGAGGCTGGTGCGATGGACGGTAGCCGCGAGCCAGCAGCGCGCCCCGCACCAAGTCAGAGGCCCCGGCGTCCACGACCATCACCAGCACGCCCCGGTCGCCCTCAGCAGAGTGCGCGATCTCCAAGTCCTCGATGTTGACCCCGAGCTCGCCTGCCAGCGTCGTCACCTCGGCGAGCACGCCCGGTCGGTCAGGTACGGGCACCCTCACCTCGACCAGGTCCTCGGGGCGGGGCAGCCGTGTCGGGAGGCTGCGCCTGGCCTCGCGGGCCCGCTCCAGAATGCCGAACAGCGCGGCCCGGTCGCCGCCGGCGACGACATCGCGGACCTTCGTGAGATCGGTGGCCAGCTGATCCAGCACGGTCACGATCGCCGACGCGTTCTCGGCGCAGATGTCGGGCCAGATCCCCGGATGGCCGGCGGCAACTCGCGTCATGTCTCGGAAGCCGCCAGCGGCCAGGCGCAACAGGGCGCCGTGGTGCTCGGCCGCCTCCGAGGCCAGTCCCATGAGCGCCGCCGCGGTCAGGTGGGGGACGTGCGACACCACGGCCACGAGCTCGTCGTGGCGTTCGGGGGGCACGGCGAGGACATCTGCACCGAGGGACGTCAGCACGGCACGCAGCCGCGTGAACGCCTCGGGGTCGGTGGATGCCGTGGGAGTGAGCACCCACGTGGCACCGGCGAAGAGCTCGGGGTCGGCGCCGTCGATCCCGTCCTGCTCGGAGCCGGCCATGGGATGACCGCCGACGAACCGAGGATGGTCCACCGCCGACACGATGGGTCCCTTCACGCCTCCCACGTCGGTGACGACGCTCGTCCCGCCACGCCCGACGTCGGCCAGGGCCGCTCGGGCCGCGGCGACCACCTCTGACACTGGCGTGGCGAGGAAGGTCACCTCGGCCTCGGGATCGTCGCCCACGGCGTCCAGGGCGCCCAGCTCGAGCGCCCGCTCCGCCCGCCCAGCCGCCGTGTCCGAGCCGGTCACGCGCCAGCCCCTGGCCCGGAGGGCCAGCCCGATCGACCCCCCGATGAGGCCGGTGCCGACCACCGCCGCCCGGCGAGATTCCGTGCCGACCACCGCCGCCCGGCCGCGCTCCCGGGCCGGCTCAGCCGGGGAGGTCATCTCGAAGCCCCCGGGCCGATTCGAGGTAGACGTGGTCGATCTCGTCCCGTCTCCGGTCCGTGGTCACATGCAGGAGCACGCGAATGCAACGGGGCTGGCCTCCGACGACCCCCAGCTCCCGGGCGCAGAGCAGCGGCACGTCGCCCAGACCCATGGTCCGAGCGGCCGCGGCAGGGAACATCGAGACCACGTCGTCGGTGGCGGTGAAGACGATGCTGATGAGGTCATCCTTGGCCAGCCCGTTGCGCTCCAGGATGGCACCGAGCAGCGCGTGGACGCGCGTGGTGACCTGGTCCTCCGTATCAGTATCGACGGTGGTGGCGCCGCGGACGGCTCTGACGGCCGGGGGCATCGATGCCGGAGCCTACCTTCCGCCCCGGGACGTCCCTCTGGCCGGAGCCGGCCGATTCTTCGGGCCGGCCTCCCGGGCCGGTTGTGCCGCCTCGGCCAACCTCCGCACCTCGGCAACGGACAGCTCCCGCCAATGTCCCGGGGGCAGGCGCCGGTCAGCGAGGGGACCGATCCGCGTCCGTACCAGGCGCACGACCGGGTGACCCACGGCCGCGCACATGCGTCGCACCTGCCGGTTGCGGCCCTCGTGGATGACCAGGCGAAGAAGGCCGGGGCTCACCGCGGCCGCCGACGCCGGCGCCGTCAGCCCGTCCTCCAGCTCCACGCCCTCGCGCAGCCGGCGCAGGGCGCCCGGCGAGGGCTTGCCTTCCACGTGCGCCAGGTACTCCTTGTCGACGCCGAAGGACGGGTGGCTGAGCCGCTGGGCGAGCTCGCCGTCGTTGGTGAGAATCAGCAGCCCCTCACTGTCGGCGTCGAGGCGACCGACCGGGAAGACCCGGGGGCGCTCCGGTACCAGCTCGACGACCGTGGGCCGGCCGAGGGGGTCGGTCGCTGTCGTCACGACTCCCCCGGGCTTGTTGAGCAGGTAATAGACGAGGCCCGGACGCACACCGACGGGCACACCGTCGACCTCCACGAAGTCTGCGGTCAGGTCGATTCGCCGGCCCAGATGGGCCCGTTCTCCGTTGACGCGCACCCTGCCCTCGACGATGAGCTCCTCGCAGGCCCGGCGGCTGCCGAAACCGAGGCTGGCGAGGACCTTCTGCACCCGCTCGCCGCTCGCCGGCCCTCCTGAACCCGCGTCAGCCATCCCTGGTCGGGCGCAGTCCCTCCTCCAGCGCCTCGACGATCTCGGGCCCGGGAACGAAATCGCCCAGCGGTGGGAGCTGCTCGAGGTTGTCGAGTCCGAGCCGCTCCAGGAACAGCGAGGTCGTCCCGTACAGGACGGCCTGACCGGGGCCGGGATCCCGCGCCACCGCTTCGATGTAGCCCCGCTGGGTGAGGGCCCGGACCACGCCGTCGACGTTGACGCCCCTGATCGCCGCCATCTGGGCCCGGGAGACAGGCTGCTTGTAAGCCACGATGGCCAGCGTCTCGAGGGCCGCGGCGGAGAGGCGGGACGACTGACCTTCGAGCATGAACCGCTCGACGTAGCGCTCCAGGTCCGGATGGCTCTGGAACCGGTAGCCGCCGGCGACCCGGGCCAGCACGAAGCCCCGGTCCTCTCTGGCGTAGCCGGCGGCCAGCTCGTCGCAGATGGCCTCCACCCGCTCGATGGGTATCTCGAGCAGCTCAACCAGCAGG from Acidimicrobiales bacterium harbors:
- the ispH gene encoding 4-hydroxy-3-methylbut-2-enyl diphosphate reductase, whose translation is MTVQRVLLAQPRGFCAGVEMAIKALAWMVRVFQPPVYCYHEIVHNQVVVDRFRRLGVVFVDDVAEVPPGAPLMLSAHGSAPEVVAAARASGGVVVNAVCPLVTKVHHEVKVRAGKGYTVVYVGHEGHEEAVGTVAVAPDAVQLVESEDDVTALPDPGTPVALLAQTTLSHDEWTGIMERARDRFPGLWMPGRSDLCFATTNRQSALKAIAGRSDAVVVLGSANSSNTRALEKVARSAGCRRVYRVNSAQELPDDLDGTVGVTAGASAPEELVDAVVARLAPQDGTEAVDVTIEDEYFPPPRELRDLLRAVATAVGCLVTAPPDTPAALTDDRAMAASEALGALAS
- a CDS encoding lysophospholipid acyltransferase family protein yields the protein MKPSLIFYAVARAVLVGWCRLYHRLTVEGKERVPTEGPYILAPVHRSIVDTFAIAVVTRRRLRYMGKEELWKVPWFGRIIDSLGAFPVHRDATDREAFRRCVEVIEGGEPLVLFPEGTRRSGPTVTELREGAVYLAARTDVPIVPVGIGGSEMALPRGTRFPRPVKIHLVVGEPITVKVAAERPSRGTAGRRADRLSRRELHEVTERLRAELQTLFDQARTRAGA
- the cmk gene encoding (d)CMP kinase, with the translated sequence MSTSPGGKPIIAIDGPAGAGKSTLAASLAARLGLDRLDTGAMYRAVAFAALRHGVDPSDAQAVADVARRVHIDLGPLVHVDGIDATEELRGPGVTKVVSAVAANPEVRRELVRRQRAWVEAHGGGVIEGRDIATVVLPGADLKIYVTASESERARRRALEAEATAHDLDPSVVAADLARRDHLDSTRQSSPLAVAEGAVIVDTTDRSVEEIVEEVLTRL
- the aroA gene encoding 3-phosphoshikimate 1-carboxyvinyltransferase, which encodes MTPAVFEVEGGAALRGRLRVPGDKSISHRALLLAARADGLSRLTGLSDGDDVARTAAAVGALGAEVDGRAPGAVHVTGGPSRLHEPEGVIDVGNSATGMRLLAGFVASFDWLTVLQGDASVARRPMARVVDPLRRMGATVDGRQGGTLAPLVVRGGGLAGIDYTPPVASAQVKSAVLLAGLGAAEDTVVRESVVTRTHTEELLSACGAKVDVTPDGSGQVVRLRPSTLSPLTLAVPGDPSHAAFWVVAASIVPGSEVVVERVYVGPGRSGFLDVLARMGAAIELKWRDDTTADIVVCHASLRGTEVTGDEVPALVDEIPVLAVAAAMADGATTFRDLAELRVKESDRVATVGSELSALGARVEAVGDDLVVIGGAGLRGAGVRSHGDHRVAMAMAVAGLAAQGGTRVEEWDAVATSYPGFVSDLGKLR
- a CDS encoding prephenate dehydrogenase produces the protein MTSPAEPARERGRAAVVGTESRRAAVVGTGLIGGSIGLALRARGWRVTGSDTAAGRAERALELGALDAVGDDPEAEVTFLATPVSEVVAAARAALADVGRGGTSVVTDVGGVKGPIVSAVDHPRFVGGHPMAGSEQDGIDGADPELFAGATWVLTPTASTDPEAFTRLRAVLTSLGADVLAVPPERHDELVAVVSHVPHLTAAALMGLASEAAEHHGALLRLAAGGFRDMTRVAAGHPGIWPDICAENASAIVTVLDQLATDLTKVRDVVAGGDRAALFGILERAREARRSLPTRLPRPEDLVEVRVPVPDRPGVLAEVTTLAGELGVNIEDLEIAHSAEGDRGVLVMVVDAGASDLVRGALLARGYRPSHQPLG
- the aroH gene encoding chorismate mutase, whose amino-acid sequence is MPPAVRAVRGATTVDTDTEDQVTTRVHALLGAILERNGLAKDDLISIVFTATDDVVSMFPAAAARTMGLGDVPLLCARELGVVGGQPRCIRVLLHVTTDRRRDEIDHVYLESARGLRDDLPG
- a CDS encoding pseudouridine synthase, with product MADAGSGGPASGERVQKVLASLGFGSRRACEELIVEGRVRVNGERAHLGRRIDLTADFVEVDGVPVGVRPGLVYYLLNKPGGVVTTATDPLGRPTVVELVPERPRVFPVGRLDADSEGLLILTNDGELAQRLSHPSFGVDKEYLAHVEGKPSPGALRRLREGVELEDGLTAPASAAAVSPGLLRLVIHEGRNRQVRRMCAAVGHPVVRLVRTRIGPLADRRLPPGHWRELSVAEVRRLAEAAQPAREAGPKNRPAPARGTSRGGR
- the scpB gene encoding SMC-Scp complex subunit ScpB, with the translated sequence MIDPETSSNGSGSSGDEARAIEAVLMVAAEPVAPHLLVELLEIPIERVEAICDELAAGYAREDRGFVLARVAGGYRFQSHPDLERYVERFMLEGQSSRLSAAALETLAIVAYKQPVSRAQMAAIRGVNVDGVVRALTQRGYIEAVARDPGPGQAVLYGTTSLFLERLGLDNLEQLPPLGDFVPGPEIVEALEEGLRPTRDG